The following proteins are co-located in the Pedobacter sp. FW305-3-2-15-E-R2A2 genome:
- a CDS encoding nucleotide kinase domain-containing protein, whose protein sequence is MIIYNKTTIQPSIVYNTYWQFAVERQNIFFNKINNKNVLTSDPILLKHKFTNVYRASDRVSQYLIKNVIYRGDQNPKEVLFRILLFKIFNKIQTWELLENELGTLCWSEYSFNHYAGILHDALKAKEAIYSGAYIMASGKSTYGFIRKHENHLKIIEQMISSGLADKIQDAESLENVYRLLLSYPTIGAFLAYQYAIDINYSEIINFSEMDFVKPGPGAKDGIRKCFKSFGNYSEDDIIRFVTENQDQEFDRLGLEFKALWGRPLQLIDCQNLFCETDKYARVAHPEIIGLSDRKRIKQIYKKTNVDIQYWYPPKWGINPQF, encoded by the coding sequence TTGATTATATATAATAAGACAACAATACAACCAAGTATAGTATATAATACCTACTGGCAATTTGCGGTGGAGAGGCAGAATATTTTCTTTAATAAAATCAACAATAAGAATGTTCTGACAAGTGACCCCATACTTTTAAAACATAAATTCACTAATGTATATCGGGCGTCAGATCGAGTTAGTCAATATTTAATTAAAAACGTAATTTACCGAGGAGATCAAAATCCTAAAGAAGTTTTATTTAGAATTCTACTTTTTAAGATTTTCAATAAAATACAAACTTGGGAATTGTTGGAAAATGAGTTAGGAACTCTTTGTTGGAGCGAATACTCATTTAATCACTACGCTGGAATTTTACATGATGCCTTAAAGGCAAAAGAAGCCATTTATTCTGGAGCTTATATTATGGCATCTGGAAAGAGCACTTATGGTTTTATTAGAAAGCATGAAAATCACCTCAAAATCATTGAGCAAATGATTTCGTCCGGCTTAGCAGATAAAATTCAAGATGCAGAATCTTTAGAGAATGTTTATCGCTTGCTCTTGTCGTATCCAACTATTGGTGCATTTTTAGCCTATCAATATGCTATAGATATAAATTATAGTGAAATTATCAATTTTAGCGAAATGGATTTTGTTAAGCCTGGCCCAGGAGCAAAAGACGGAATACGAAAATGCTTTAAAAGTTTCGGAAACTATTCTGAAGATGATATTATTCGATTTGTAACTGAAAATCAAGATCAAGAATTTGATCGACTTGGCCTTGAATTTAAAGCTTTATGGGGAAGACCTTTGCAGTTAATTGATTGTCAGAATTTATTTTGCGAAACTGATAAATACGCCAGAGTTGCTCACCCTGAAATTATTGGTTTGTCGGATAGAAAAAGGATAAAACAAATTTATAAAAAAACCAATGTTGATATTCAATATTGGTATCCACCTAAGTGGGGCATAAACCCACAATTTTAG
- a CDS encoding nucleoside triphosphate pyrophosphohydrolase family protein, giving the protein MEFSTYQQEAKKTIQDYIQGKEANKLVPFLGLIGEAGSVITELKKNLRDGNSYTNYNNKLKEELGDLLWYISTIATENNLGLCEIAESNLTKIKDRFDLEQSGDFIIYDAEYPTEEQFPREFEIQFDVICEGGREKVRVTNNTNNSKLGDDISDNSHKEDGYRFHDIFHFGYVAFLGWSPVVRKLMGIKRKSDSATDEIEDGARATITEELISLYIYSHGMDHQLFKYSNSVDTEILKTVQKLVSGIEVKNCTQKQWETAIINSYKVYDELKRNNGGRVLISIKNRRLIYLGKS; this is encoded by the coding sequence ATGGAGTTCTCAACTTACCAACAAGAAGCAAAAAAGACAATTCAAGATTATATACAGGGTAAGGAAGCTAATAAGCTAGTTCCTTTTCTCGGGCTAATTGGGGAGGCGGGATCAGTAATTACTGAATTAAAGAAAAATTTAAGAGATGGTAACTCATATACAAATTATAATAATAAGCTAAAGGAAGAGCTAGGTGATCTTCTATGGTATATTTCGACAATTGCTACTGAAAACAATCTTGGGTTATGTGAAATAGCTGAATCAAATTTAACAAAAATAAAGGATAGATTTGATCTGGAGCAATCTGGAGATTTCATTATTTATGACGCTGAATATCCTACAGAGGAACAATTTCCACGTGAGTTTGAAATACAGTTCGATGTTATATGCGAAGGTGGTAGAGAAAAAGTAAGGGTTACAAATAATACCAACAACTCGAAATTAGGCGATGATATAAGTGATAATTCCCATAAAGAAGATGGATATAGATTTCATGACATTTTTCATTTTGGTTATGTAGCTTTTCTTGGCTGGTCTCCAGTTGTAAGAAAATTAATGGGTATAAAAAGGAAAAGTGATAGTGCTACAGATGAAATAGAAGACGGTGCAAGAGCAACCATTACTGAAGAGCTAATTAGCCTCTATATATATAGCCACGGCATGGATCACCAATTGTTTAAGTATAGCAATAGCGTTGATACGGAAATTTTAAAGACTGTGCAAAAATTAGTTAGCGGTATTGAGGTTAAAAACTGTACTCAAAAGCAATGGGAAACGGCAATAATAAATTCCTATAAAGTCTATGATGAATTAAAAAGAAACAATGGAGGCCGGGTATTAATCAGCATTAAAAATAGAAGGCTTATTTATCTTGGTAAATCTTAA
- a CDS encoding toll/interleukin-1 receptor domain-containing protein, protein MKYPLNIYIVWHPNSAICKEIGEELYSTFCRDYKNPLSRGIGIPVYFRSIILEDSKPLNIDLKNSEKNAIVLLIDEEYYLDENFKKYTEEIAGKVDGNNRIFPISLFDKAYSIGCNLSTLQFIDGTKFFDKKLNFEKKKHLDKAIRKIKTELLHDCCRLILDFHPKQNDRENHRIGSPVKLFLSHAKKDGEITTIKFKKFIEDNLKLDVFFDTVDIANGYDFAEQFKQEIRHSALVVFHTDEYSNREWCRKEVLIAKKHKSPIVVVHNIVEGEKRAFPYLGNMPTIVIAKDEILGFYKIINLTLYQVLNNLYQGRLLEHYRNIHYQEESEIKILTSPPELFNFLAIKEYKNGLDKKLIMLYPDPPLGIEELNILNELDEDVEFTTPINLN, encoded by the coding sequence ATGAAATATCCACTGAATATTTATATCGTTTGGCATCCCAATTCAGCTATTTGCAAAGAAATTGGTGAAGAACTTTATTCTACATTTTGTAGGGATTATAAAAATCCTTTATCAAGAGGGATTGGTATTCCTGTTTATTTTAGAAGCATTATTCTTGAGGATAGTAAACCTTTAAACATAGATTTAAAAAATTCAGAAAAAAATGCTATCGTCTTACTTATTGATGAAGAGTATTATTTGGATGAAAACTTCAAGAAATATACTGAAGAAATTGCAGGTAAAGTAGATGGAAACAATCGAATTTTCCCCATTTCTCTTTTTGATAAAGCTTATTCAATTGGTTGTAATTTGAGTACACTTCAATTTATTGATGGAACAAAGTTCTTTGACAAAAAACTAAACTTCGAAAAGAAAAAGCACCTTGATAAGGCCATAAGGAAAATTAAAACGGAATTATTACATGATTGTTGTAGATTGATTTTAGATTTTCATCCAAAACAGAATGATAGAGAGAACCATAGAATCGGTTCACCTGTAAAATTATTTCTAAGCCATGCAAAAAAAGATGGTGAAATAACTACAATTAAATTTAAGAAATTTATTGAGGATAATCTTAAACTGGATGTTTTTTTTGACACTGTCGATATAGCAAATGGATATGATTTTGCTGAGCAATTTAAACAGGAAATTAGACATTCAGCTTTGGTTGTTTTCCATACAGATGAATATTCAAATAGAGAATGGTGTAGGAAAGAAGTCTTGATTGCAAAAAAGCATAAATCTCCAATAGTAGTAGTACACAATATTGTAGAGGGAGAAAAAAGAGCGTTCCCATATCTGGGTAATATGCCAACAATAGTTATTGCTAAGGATGAAATTTTAGGGTTTTACAAGATTATAAATTTAACCTTATATCAAGTCTTAAATAATCTATATCAGGGGCGGCTTTTAGAGCATTACAGAAATATTCATTATCAAGAAGAAAGTGAAATTAAAATTTTAACATCTCCTCCAGAGTTATTTAATTTTCTTGCTATCAAAGAGTATAAAAATGGACTAGATAAAAAATTAATAATGTTATATCCTGATCCTCCCCTTGGAATTGAAGAATTAAATATTTTAAATGAATTGGATGAAGATGTAGAATTTACAACACCTATTAATTTGAATTAA
- a CDS encoding TIR domain-containing protein gives MKWTDFCVSKLTLNENGMIDSIIYREDLVDTLSANSMEQSRDWMVNKILEGKTFCSIKKVDDGKWHYIGNFSYDGKIFEWFKIPKNLPKRKTFKSYYHYEDQDYKEKFKNLFDDLIIHKSVEDGDIDADNSDAYIKQLIRQGYLNDTTVLIVLIGPNTKHRKHVDWEISGALNYKVGDKYSGILGLKLPNHPDYATGSHSYDLLPARLSDNLKSDYAIIRDWTDDRIKMQEYIELAFERRDTHLTKIDNTRKQMTENTNE, from the coding sequence ATGAAATGGACAGATTTTTGTGTCAGTAAGTTAACATTAAACGAAAATGGAATGATTGACAGTATCATTTATAGGGAGGACTTGGTTGATACGTTGAGCGCGAACTCAATGGAACAAAGTAGAGATTGGATGGTAAATAAAATACTTGAAGGAAAAACATTTTGTTCTATAAAAAAGGTAGACGATGGAAAATGGCACTACATCGGGAATTTTTCATACGATGGAAAGATATTTGAATGGTTTAAAATACCTAAAAACCTCCCTAAGAGAAAAACTTTTAAAAGTTATTATCATTACGAAGATCAAGACTATAAAGAGAAGTTTAAAAACTTATTTGATGATTTAATAATACATAAATCGGTTGAAGATGGAGATATTGATGCTGATAACTCTGATGCGTATATCAAGCAGCTAATACGTCAGGGATATCTTAATGATACTACTGTATTAATTGTACTAATTGGACCTAATACAAAACATCGGAAGCATGTTGATTGGGAAATTTCTGGAGCACTTAACTATAAAGTCGGCGATAAGTACTCAGGCATTTTAGGGTTGAAATTACCTAATCATCCTGATTATGCTACAGGTAGTCACAGTTATGATTTATTGCCAGCACGTTTATCAGACAATTTGAAATCAGACTATGCAATTATAAGGGACTGGACTGACGATAGAATAAAAATGCAGGAATATATTGAGCTTGCTTTTGAAAGACGCGACACTCATTTAACTAAAATAGATAATACCAGAAAACAAATGACTGAAAATACTAATGAGTAA
- a CDS encoding toll/interleukin-1 receptor domain-containing protein produces MALNRSHHHTKYDTRGQFASLGIKCVFISHQQKDKESAKKIADYLMEAGIDVYFDAYDNDLKIHHQSNNAKAVTDSIRKGINNSSHMVVLCSPNTLYSTWVPFEIGYGFDKTDLCVLCLKGIQKGGLPEYIKTAKIIRDIYDLNNFVRDMTGLGKDILLKSNLIEEFNSRANPLYDYMDGLINES; encoded by the coding sequence ATGGCATTAAATAGATCTCATCACCATACAAAATACGACACAAGAGGCCAATTTGCTTCATTAGGAATTAAATGTGTTTTTATTTCTCATCAACAAAAAGATAAAGAATCTGCAAAAAAAATCGCTGATTACTTAATGGAGGCTGGAATCGATGTATACTTTGATGCATATGACAACGATTTAAAAATTCATCATCAATCAAACAATGCAAAAGCTGTAACCGACTCCATTAGAAAAGGTATAAATAATAGTTCCCATATGGTAGTCTTATGTTCTCCAAATACATTATATTCTACATGGGTGCCGTTTGAGATAGGATATGGTTTTGACAAAACGGATCTATGTGTATTATGTTTGAAAGGTATTCAAAAAGGTGGATTACCTGAATATATAAAAACAGCCAAAATTATTAGAGATATCTATGACTTGAACAATTTTGTAAGAGATATGACTGGATTGGGAAAAGATATATTATTGAAGTCTAATCTAATAGAAGAGTTCAATAGCCGCGCAAATCCTTTGTATGATTATATGGATGGACTAATCAATGAGAGCTAG
- a CDS encoding TIR domain-containing protein, with protein MYATKNIFISHHHKDDKSVTDFTNLLAGKNYNIRNSSIRVNEKNKERLEKKQIPRKTLERLLSMKMRWAGTVVVLIGSKTHSREWVNWEIEQAAQQGKRILGVFMHGGKDVNIPENLDKYGDGLVGWNSAKIIAGLEGEDVGWCNSSGEQRSPVNNVKRVVCQ; from the coding sequence ATGTATGCTACAAAAAATATTTTCATTAGTCACCACCACAAAGACGATAAATCCGTAACTGATTTTACCAACCTTCTTGCGGGTAAAAATTACAATATTAGAAATAGTTCGATAAGAGTAAATGAAAAAAACAAAGAACGACTTGAAAAGAAACAGATTCCCAGAAAAACTTTGGAAAGATTATTAAGTATGAAAATGCGTTGGGCGGGAACAGTAGTTGTACTTATTGGTTCAAAAACACATTCAAGAGAATGGGTTAACTGGGAAATAGAGCAAGCTGCACAGCAAGGAAAAAGAATTCTTGGTGTCTTTATGCATGGAGGTAAGGACGTTAACATTCCAGAGAACTTAGATAAATATGGTGATGGCTTAGTTGGATGGAATTCTGCGAAAATTATTGCTGGTTTGGAAGGTGAGGATGTGGGGTGGTGTAATTCAAGCGGAGAGCAACGAAGCCCAGTTAATAATGTTAAAAGAGTCGTTTGTCAATAA
- a CDS encoding Crp/Fnr family transcriptional regulator, which produces MSEYDKLKAHVQKRLSITEDELTEFCEAFKIVKVKKRQFIVQPEFVAKNRFYVVQGTFRAYVIGDEGQEHTIQFAISDWWISDYNSYIFQQPASMFIVALEDSLILQISHEAESALKQKRHVFETFFRILAEGTAAYMARRVITNLTKTAEQRYEIFLERYPDIVTKVPQYALASFLGMTTEYLSKLRNRRVSTKT; this is translated from the coding sequence ATGAGTGAATACGACAAACTCAAAGCCCACGTACAGAAACGACTATCCATCACTGAAGATGAGCTGACTGAATTCTGTGAAGCTTTCAAAATAGTTAAAGTAAAAAAAAGACAATTCATTGTCCAGCCTGAGTTTGTGGCAAAAAACCGTTTCTACGTTGTCCAAGGAACTTTTCGTGCATACGTCATTGGCGATGAAGGTCAGGAACACACCATCCAATTTGCAATCAGTGACTGGTGGATCTCAGACTACAACAGCTATATCTTTCAGCAGCCTGCCTCCATGTTCATCGTCGCCCTGGAAGACAGCCTTATCCTGCAAATTTCCCATGAAGCCGAATCTGCGCTCAAACAAAAACGGCATGTTTTTGAAACCTTTTTCCGCATTCTTGCCGAAGGCACCGCAGCCTATATGGCCAGACGCGTAATTACCAATCTCACTAAAACAGCCGAACAGCGTTATGAAATATTTCTGGAAAGATATCCCGACATCGTCACAAAAGTGCCCCAGTACGCATTAGCTTCTTTTCTCGGCATGACTACAGAATACCTCTCCAAACTGCGTAACCGGCGCGTATCCACAAAAACTTAA
- a CDS encoding MFS transporter, with product MASLTRTQVLIMSATAGIAVANVYYSQPILQAIATQFHTTAEKAGTISVLSQIGYGIGLFFLTPAGDRIERKKLILYLQGGLILSLLLVAFSPNLYTLYAGSLLIGVFSVVAQVILPMAASLVTENRGKIVGQIFTGILVGILVARVFSGFITGTLGWQYVYLISAAMVLGTGILMQADFPSTSERFTGSYPSLLKSTITQFKRFPLLRRTAFTGMLAFGTLSAFWVTLTFYLSAAPFHYSAAKIGLFGLLAAAGALIAPVFGKLADKGSPRRSLLFSTGVTLISIIVLKFFPVSLAAIWVTVVLLDIGVQATQVTNIAIIYTLDPTANSRINTVYMTSYFIGGALGSFIAIQLYNAGGWSWSTSFMGVMAIITIINVFTTKTK from the coding sequence ATGGCATCACTAACAAGAACCCAGGTTTTAATCATGTCGGCAACAGCCGGCATCGCGGTCGCAAATGTTTACTACAGTCAACCAATTTTACAAGCCATCGCCACCCAATTCCATACCACAGCAGAAAAAGCAGGAACCATATCAGTGCTTTCCCAGATCGGCTACGGCATCGGACTATTTTTTCTCACACCGGCGGGCGATAGGATCGAACGCAAAAAGCTCATCTTATACCTGCAGGGCGGACTCATCCTATCGCTTTTACTCGTCGCCTTCTCTCCCAATCTGTATACCCTGTATGCCGGAAGCCTGCTGATCGGCGTTTTCTCCGTAGTCGCCCAGGTAATCCTGCCAATGGCCGCCAGCCTGGTCACAGAAAACAGAGGTAAAATAGTGGGCCAGATCTTCACAGGAATCCTCGTTGGCATCCTGGTTGCACGTGTGTTCAGCGGCTTCATCACCGGCACCTTAGGCTGGCAATACGTATACCTAATCTCAGCAGCGATGGTTTTAGGTACAGGCATACTCATGCAGGCAGACTTCCCTTCCACTAGCGAACGTTTTACCGGCAGCTATCCCTCGTTGCTAAAATCAACAATCACCCAATTCAAAAGATTCCCATTGCTGCGTCGTACCGCATTTACCGGCATGCTGGCCTTTGGAACTCTAAGCGCTTTTTGGGTAACCCTGACTTTCTACCTCAGTGCTGCACCCTTCCACTATTCCGCCGCGAAGATTGGCTTATTTGGCCTGCTTGCCGCAGCAGGTGCACTAATTGCACCGGTTTTTGGTAAACTCGCGGACAAAGGCTCTCCACGTCGCTCCCTCCTTTTCTCCACCGGCGTAACCCTGATCAGTATCATCGTGTTGAAATTCTTTCCAGTTTCCCTTGCAGCCATCTGGGTTACCGTAGTGCTGCTCGACATTGGTGTGCAAGCAACTCAGGTCACCAACATTGCAATTATTTACACGCTGGATCCCACAGCCAACAGCAGGATCAACACAGTCTACATGACCAGCTATTTCATCGGCGGCGCCCTGGGATCTTTTATCGCCATCCAGCTCTATAACGCTGGCGGCTGGAGCTGGTCAACCTCATTTATGGGAGTAATGGCCATTATCACCATCATCAACGTCTTTACAACCAAAACTAAATAA
- a CDS encoding FAD-dependent monooxygenase — MKIIIIGGSIGGLSAGIALMDAGHDVHIYERSAGEMKDRGAGLVIQHDMMEYFIEQGISTRSVFGVSATKRQILDDKGRAALLYPNDTVFTSWNYIWRQLKDYFPASSYSAGFELESINEEENKVTARFKNGEHRTADLIIGADGLSSTVRNYVAPGINPQYAGYVAYRGLIPESELTADEVSFFSDKFSIHHYQNSHFLSYLVPGINGDLREGQRLYNWVWYQNKTTKQLEELLTDKNGTHRQFTVPAGFLSPDQQHQLNERAAKELPEVLKNRVQQTPNPFVQVILDMAVPKMFKGRIAILGDAANLVRPHTASGTAKAYRDAISLAMNLSEQKDLNTALQNWNKYQIRHAISLDMHGRQLAAQSGLGPH, encoded by the coding sequence ATGAAAATAATTATAATCGGAGGCTCTATTGGAGGGCTGAGCGCAGGCATTGCATTAATGGACGCAGGTCACGATGTTCATATTTATGAACGCAGCGCAGGAGAAATGAAGGACAGAGGCGCAGGTCTTGTCATCCAGCACGACATGATGGAGTACTTCATCGAACAAGGCATTAGCACCCGATCCGTTTTCGGCGTTTCAGCGACGAAAAGACAGATCCTCGATGATAAGGGTCGTGCGGCGCTTTTGTACCCAAACGACACGGTGTTTACCTCCTGGAACTACATCTGGCGACAGCTGAAAGATTACTTCCCCGCATCCAGCTATTCCGCAGGTTTTGAACTCGAAAGCATCAATGAAGAAGAAAATAAGGTAACCGCAAGATTCAAAAACGGCGAGCACAGAACAGCTGACCTGATCATTGGCGCCGACGGGCTAAGTTCTACTGTGAGAAACTACGTCGCACCTGGAATAAACCCACAATATGCGGGCTATGTAGCCTACCGTGGTCTGATCCCCGAAAGTGAACTCACCGCGGATGAAGTCAGCTTCTTCAGCGATAAATTCTCCATCCATCACTATCAAAATTCCCACTTCCTCTCCTACCTGGTTCCTGGAATAAATGGCGATCTGAGGGAAGGTCAGCGCTTATACAACTGGGTTTGGTATCAGAACAAAACCACAAAGCAACTGGAAGAACTGTTAACCGACAAAAACGGTACCCACCGCCAGTTTACCGTTCCAGCCGGCTTTTTAAGTCCGGATCAACAACACCAGCTTAATGAACGCGCAGCAAAGGAACTGCCGGAAGTCTTAAAAAACCGGGTGCAGCAAACACCAAACCCATTTGTGCAAGTCATTCTGGACATGGCAGTACCGAAAATGTTTAAAGGCCGTATCGCCATCCTTGGTGATGCAGCCAACCTGGTCAGGCCACATACCGCATCCGGCACCGCCAAAGCCTACCGTGATGCCATTTCCCTTGCCATGAACTTAAGCGAACAAAAGGACCTGAATACTGCTTTGCAAAACTGGAACAAATACCAGATCCGACATGCCATCTCGCTGGACATGCATGGCAGGCAACTGGCCGCCCAGAGTGGACTCGGACCTCATTAA
- a CDS encoding trypsin-like peptidase domain-containing protein has protein sequence MTILKNSFKAAVFFFLLCGQSYGQNIHSRKLEQTLGKAIEKAYVASVRIWGFDTLKKVQTSAQFSGVVVSAQGHILTAAHVNEPGNTYLVSFPNGKSHIAIGLGEIEFTENKRFPDVAVMKMTGADIWPYAEMGWSSSLKVGEPCLSIAYPETLNQPLPTIRFGRITNKKNEFGFIQSTCIMEPGDSGGPLFDHLGRVIALHSAIGILEDENYEIPIDLYRKYWTALNIPRTYGLLPSIEDAVGTDPYRSRMMNGFALLKDQQPGFARLPTPLKQSCLRVSSVINGKTQQINGTLFSMSVRSAGTNSSFVISKSSLIGDHLVVLAGNKSIVLKVIFRDSENDLVLLQPLSTIKGGIPLKQFNRDSLSFQDFGKFLISPQSVSDGQISTVGSMYFKSLKRFSIGYLGAMATFKENNIVITAVQPGSPAGVSGIAVGDRILSVNAVAINKPEDYGAELMKFWPYDQLTFGIKRLDNLSSKQLTLGVYQAPLSDHPAEQFPGGKSIRRDGFSQVFSHDAKIKPDECGGPVFDINHRFYGINIARFSRAATFVIPANVILRLMEKYQSSVM, from the coding sequence ATGACCATTCTTAAAAATAGTTTTAAAGCCGCTGTATTCTTTTTTCTTTTATGTGGCCAATCTTATGGTCAAAATATTCATTCCCGAAAATTAGAACAAACGCTAGGCAAAGCGATAGAAAAGGCTTATGTTGCCAGTGTAAGGATCTGGGGTTTTGATACTTTAAAAAAGGTTCAGACAAGTGCGCAGTTTAGTGGGGTTGTTGTGAGCGCCCAAGGCCATATTTTAACAGCTGCACATGTGAATGAGCCCGGTAATACTTATCTGGTCAGTTTTCCCAATGGGAAATCCCATATTGCAATAGGCCTGGGTGAAATCGAGTTTACCGAAAATAAGCGCTTCCCTGATGTTGCTGTCATGAAAATGACCGGAGCGGACATTTGGCCTTATGCGGAAATGGGCTGGTCATCATCATTAAAGGTAGGCGAGCCTTGTTTAAGTATCGCTTATCCGGAGACCTTAAATCAACCCTTGCCAACCATCAGGTTTGGCCGGATTACGAATAAGAAAAATGAGTTTGGCTTTATACAATCCACCTGCATTATGGAACCCGGAGATTCCGGAGGTCCACTATTTGATCATTTAGGACGGGTTATCGCTTTACATAGCGCAATTGGAATCCTGGAAGATGAAAATTATGAAATTCCAATCGATCTCTACAGGAAGTACTGGACCGCTTTAAATATCCCTAGAACCTATGGTTTACTCCCTTCAATTGAAGATGCTGTGGGTACTGATCCATATCGGTCAAGGATGATGAATGGTTTTGCCCTCCTCAAAGATCAACAGCCTGGCTTTGCTCGTTTACCTACTCCGTTAAAGCAGAGTTGTTTACGGGTCAGCAGCGTGATAAATGGTAAAACACAACAGATCAATGGAACTTTATTCTCCATGTCTGTAAGGTCTGCAGGTACCAATAGCAGTTTTGTGATCAGTAAAAGTTCGCTGATTGGTGACCATCTGGTTGTATTGGCCGGAAACAAATCTATTGTCCTTAAAGTGATTTTCCGGGACTCAGAAAATGACCTTGTTTTATTGCAGCCGCTAAGCACAATTAAGGGAGGAATACCATTAAAACAGTTTAACAGGGATAGCTTATCATTTCAGGATTTTGGTAAATTCCTGATTTCTCCACAATCAGTCTCCGATGGTCAGATCAGTACTGTCGGAAGTATGTATTTTAAATCTCTAAAGAGATTTAGCATTGGATATTTGGGTGCTATGGCTACGTTCAAAGAGAACAATATTGTGATTACCGCGGTGCAACCCGGTTCTCCGGCAGGTGTAAGTGGCATAGCGGTAGGTGACCGGATTTTAAGTGTCAATGCTGTAGCGATAAATAAGCCTGAAGATTACGGCGCTGAGTTGATGAAGTTCTGGCCATATGATCAGCTTACTTTTGGCATAAAGCGTTTGGATAATCTGTCTTCAAAACAACTGACCTTGGGCGTTTATCAGGCTCCTTTGTCAGATCATCCTGCAGAACAATTTCCGGGAGGTAAAAGCATCAGACGTGATGGGTTTAGCCAGGTATTTAGTCATGATGCTAAAATCAAACCTGATGAATGTGGCGGTCCTGTTTTTGACATTAATCATCGTTTCTATGGCATTAATATCGCACGTTTCAGCAGGGCCGCCACATTTGTTATTCCTGCAAATGTGATACTGCGCTTGATGGAGAAGTATCAAAGTAGCGTGATGTGA
- a CDS encoding TlpA disulfide reductase family protein — protein sequence MKIKLLIIAALAPFVAAAQTPNFTITGKIGNLNAPAKVYLDYSSEGEGKSDSATFVNGTFKFTGNIKGIASSRMTLSREGIRDKEIYASGIGDVIYMNFGKENIHISSPDSLYNAKWTGSKVYEEMKAFEKEVGPTVMTVHHNANVLLKKATPEQQKDTAYFNVLDKKVKALRVSRGQKMLLFAKNNPGSYFALQALSESVSGYGVKSDIALPLFNGLTEPLRLSYTGQGLYKILNATTITALGSKAPDFTQKDVNGKSVSLSDFKGKYVLVEFWASWCSPCRAESPNLLKQYAAYKDKGFEILGVSVDHDKAKWIEAIKKDGLTWPQVSDLKGWESDARKVYGISGVPANFLIAPDGKIIGSHLMGEVLNKKLAELMK from the coding sequence ATGAAAATAAAACTATTGATAATTGCTGCATTAGCACCCTTTGTGGCAGCAGCACAGACACCTAATTTTACCATTACCGGCAAAATTGGCAACCTTAATGCACCTGCAAAGGTCTATCTTGATTACAGCTCAGAAGGAGAGGGGAAATCGGACTCTGCCACCTTTGTAAACGGGACATTTAAATTTACAGGGAATATAAAAGGAATCGCTTCTTCCAGAATGACACTTTCGCGTGAAGGGATCAGAGATAAGGAAATTTATGCCAGCGGCATCGGAGATGTAATTTATATGAACTTCGGTAAGGAAAACATACATATCAGTTCTCCGGACTCTTTATATAATGCAAAATGGACGGGATCAAAAGTATATGAGGAGATGAAAGCCTTCGAAAAGGAAGTGGGGCCAACAGTGATGACGGTGCATCATAATGCCAATGTGCTGCTGAAAAAGGCTACACCTGAGCAGCAAAAAGACACTGCTTATTTTAATGTTCTTGATAAAAAAGTGAAGGCACTAAGGGTTTCCCGCGGACAAAAGATGTTGCTGTTCGCGAAAAATAATCCAGGTTCTTATTTTGCGTTGCAGGCTTTATCTGAATCTGTAAGTGGATATGGTGTAAAGTCAGACATCGCATTGCCTCTATTTAATGGTCTCACTGAGCCGCTGAGGTTGTCTTATACTGGTCAGGGTCTTTATAAAATTCTGAATGCCACTACCATCACTGCGCTGGGTTCAAAAGCCCCTGATTTTACACAAAAGGATGTAAATGGCAAATCTGTGTCGCTATCAGATTTTAAGGGAAAGTATGTATTGGTGGAGTTTTGGGCCAGTTGGTGTTCTCCTTGTCGCGCGGAGAGTCCTAATTTGTTGAAACAATATGCTGCCTATAAAGATAAGGGATTTGAGATCCTTGGTGTTTCTGTAGATCATGATAAGGCTAAATGGATCGAGGCGATTAAAAAAGATGGCTTAACCTGGCCTCAGGTCTCTGACTTAAAAGGTTGGGAAAGCGACGCAAGAAAGGTCTATGGCATATCAGGTGTGCCTGCTAATTTTTTGATCGCGCCGGACGGTAAGATCATTGGCAGTCACTTAATGGGTGAAGTGCTCAATAAAAAACTGGCTGAGTTAATGAAATAG